In one Lolium rigidum isolate FL_2022 chromosome 3, APGP_CSIRO_Lrig_0.1, whole genome shotgun sequence genomic region, the following are encoded:
- the LOC124698539 gene encoding phospholipase D alpha 1-like isoform X1 has translation MAQMLLHGVIEANILEADLSVASGGQLRQPRKTAMKRKVFSWIKKISFCNSQCMQQLENAIGLGATTGKLYATVDIDKARVGRTRMLDPTNVPKWGESFHIYCAHDASHVIFTVKANNAVGATLIGRAYLPTDGAVLAGQTVDQWLPICDDKGLPLDGGDKIHVQLRFTDVVADPEARWGAGVGTAGYLGVPRTFYGQRRGCRVRLYQDAHISDAFAPRIQLAGGRPYEPQRCWEDVFEAITNARRMVYIAGWSVNTDVALVRDPRKPSSGTLGELLKRKAASGVTVLMLVWDDRTSLGLGAIRRDGLMATHDEDTATYFRGTGVRCILCPRNPGQGRLSYVQDVETVAMFTHHQKTVIVDGGGGNPAGNASPGLVSFLGGIDLCDGRYDTQEHPLFRTLGTTHRADFHQPNFPGASISKGGPREPWHDIHCRIEGPAAWDVLDNFEQRWRRQGDGDEYLVNLDKGWSAQEAIQDAESWNVQVFRSIDGGAAAGFPDIPAEASRIGLQTGKDHVVERSIQDAYIHAIRRARDFIYIENQYFLGSSYAWRRDDGVTVEDINALHLIPKELSLKIVSKIEAGERFAVYVVVPMWPEGVPESGSVQAILDWQRRTMEMMYKDVALAIQAKGIQAHPKDYLTFFCLGNREAYTPGEYSPPERPEPDTDYIRAQQARRFMIYVHAKTMIVDDEYVIIGSANINQRSMDGGRDSEIAMGAYQPSYLASSSRPARGQVHGLRLALWQEHLGQTAAAAGASDLLRPSSVSCVRRVNQVAQQHWEMYASDVPHDLPGHLMAYPIGVSAGGELQETTPFFPDTKARVFGNRSTYLPPILTT, from the exons TGCATGCAGCAGCTGGAGAACGCCATTGGCCTCGGCGCCACGACCGGCAAGCTGTACGCGACGGTGGACATCGACAAGGCGCGCGTCGGCCGGACGCGCATGCTCGATCCCACCAACGTTCCCAAGTGGGGGGAGTCCTTCCACATCTACTGCGCCCACGACGCCAGCCacgtcatcttcaccgtcaaggccaACAACGCCGTCGGCGCCACGCTCATCGGCCGCGCCTACCTCCCCACCGACGGTGCGGTCCTCGCGGGCCAGACGGTGGACCAGTGGCTCCCCATCTGCGACGACAAGGGCCTCCCACTGGATGGAGGGGACAAGATACACGTCCAGCTCCGCTTCACCGACGTGGTCGCGGACCCGGAGGCCCGCTGGGGCGCCGGCGTCGGTACCGCGGGATACCTCGGAGTGCCGCGAACCTTCTACGGCCAGCGCCGCGGCTGCCGAGTCAGGCTGTACCAGGACGCCCACATCTCCGATGCCTTTGCGCCGCGGATACAGCTCGCCGGAGGGAGGCCCTACGAGCCGCAGCGATGCTGGGAGGATGTGTTCGAGGCGATCACCAATGCCCGGAGGATGGTGTACATCGCCGGATGGTCTGTCAACACCGACGTCGCGCTGGTGCGGGACCCGCGCAAGCCCTCGTCGGGGACGCTcggcgagctgctcaagaggaagGCGGCCAGCGGCGTTACAGTGCTGATGCTGGTGTGGGACGATCGGACGTCGCTGGGGCTGGGCGCGATCCGGCGGGACGGGCTGATGGCCACGCACGACGAGGACACGGCGACGTACTTCCGTGGCACTGGCGTGCGCTGCATCCTGTGTCCCCGGAATCCCGGCCAGGGCCGCCTGAGCTACGTGCAAGACGTGGAAACAGTCGCCATGTTCACCCACCACCAGAAGACGGTgatcgtcgatggcggcggtggCAACCCAGCAGGGAACGCGTCTCCAGGCCTCGTTAGCTTCCTCGGCGGCATCGACCTCTGCGACGGGAGGTACGACACGCAGGAGCACCCCCTGTTCCGGACGCTCGGCACCACGCACCGTGCCGACTTCCACCAGCCCAACTTCCCCGGCGCGTCGATCAGCAAGGGCGGGCCAAGGGAGCCGTGGCACGACATCCACTGCCGCATCGAAGGCCCCGCGGCGTGGGACGTGCTCGACAACTTCGAGCAGCGGTGGCGAAGGCAAGGCGACGGTGACGAGTACCTTGtcaacctcgacaagggctggtcgGCGCAAGAGGCGATCCAGGACGCCGAATCGTGGAACGTGCAGGTGTTCCGGTCCATCGACGGCGGCGCCGCGGCGGGGTTCCCAGACATACCCGCGGAGGCTTCACGTATTGGGCTCCAGACCGGAAAGGACCACGTGGTCGAGCGCAGCATCCAGGACGCGTACATCCACGCCATCCGCCGCGCCCGGGACTTCATCTACATCGAGAACCAGTACTTCCTGGGGAGCTCCTACGCGTGGCGGCGCGATGACGGCGTCACCGTGGAGGACATCAACGCGCTGCACCTCATCCCCAAGGAGCTCTCGCTGAAGATCGTCAGCAAGATCGAGGCCGGCGAGCGGTTCGCGGTCTACGTTGTAGTGCCGATGTGGCCCGAGGGCGTGCCGGAGAGCGGCTCCGTGCAGGCCATCCTGGACTGGCAGCGCCGGACCATGGAGATGATGTACAAGGACGTGGCGCTGGCGATCCAGGCCAAGGGCATCCAGGCCCACCCCAAGGACTACCTCACCTTCTTCTGCCTCGGCAACCGGGAGGCGTACACCCCCGGCGAGTACTCGCCGCCGGAGAGGCCCGAACCTGACACCGACTACATAAGGGCACAGCAGGCCAGGCGCTTCATGATCTACGTCCACGCAAAGACCATGATAG TCGACGACGAGTACGTCATCATCGGATCCGCGAACATCAACCAGCGTTCCATGGACGGCGgccgggattcggagatcgccatgGGCGCCTACCAGCCGAGCTACCTCGCGTCCAGCAGCCGACCGGCGAGGGGGCAGGTGCACGGCCTACGGCTCGCCCTGTGGCAGGAGCACCTCGGCCAGACCGCGGCGGCTGCCGGCGCGAGCGACCTCCTCCGGCCTTCGAGCGTGTCGTGCGTGCGGAGGGTGAACCAGGTGGCGCAGCAGCACTGGGAGATGTACGCTAGCGACGTGCCTCACGACCTGCCAGGTCACCTCATGGCTTACCCCATCGGCGTGAGCGCCGGCGGGGAGCTGCAGGAGACGACGCCCTTCTTCCCCGACACTAAGGCCAGGGTGTTCGGCAACAGGTCGACCTACCTCCCGCCGATCCTCACTACTTGA
- the LOC124698539 gene encoding phospholipase D alpha 1-like isoform X4, with amino-acid sequence MAQMLLHGVIEANILEADLSVASGGQLRQPRKQTAMKRKVFSWIKKISFCNSQLENAIGLGATTGKLYATVDIDKARVGRTRMLDPTNVPKWGESFHIYCAHDASHVIFTVKANNAVGATLIGRAYLPTDGAVLAGQTVDQWLPICDDKGLPLDGGDKIHVQLRFTDVVADPEARWGAGVGTAGYLGVPRTFYGQRRGCRVRLYQDAHISDAFAPRIQLAGGRPYEPQRCWEDVFEAITNARRMVYIAGWSVNTDVALVRDPRKPSSGTLGELLKRKAASGVTVLMLVWDDRTSLGLGAIRRDGLMATHDEDTATYFRGTGVRCILCPRNPGQGRLSYVQDVETVAMFTHHQKTVIVDGGGGNPAGNASPGLVSFLGGIDLCDGRYDTQEHPLFRTLGTTHRADFHQPNFPGASISKGGPREPWHDIHCRIEGPAAWDVLDNFEQRWRRQGDGDEYLVNLDKGWSAQEAIQDAESWNVQVFRSIDGGAAAGFPDIPAEASRIGLQTGKDHVVERSIQDAYIHAIRRARDFIYIENQYFLGSSYAWRRDDGVTVEDINALHLIPKELSLKIVSKIEAGERFAVYVVVPMWPEGVPESGSVQAILDWQRRTMEMMYKDVALAIQAKGIQAHPKDYLTFFCLGNREAYTPGEYSPPERPEPDTDYIRAQQARRFMIYVHAKTMIVDDEYVIIGSANINQRSMDGGRDSEIAMGAYQPSYLASSSRPARGQVHGLRLALWQEHLGQTAAAAGASDLLRPSSVSCVRRVNQVAQQHWEMYASDVPHDLPGHLMAYPIGVSAGGELQETTPFFPDTKARVFGNRSTYLPPILTT; translated from the exons CTGGAGAACGCCATTGGCCTCGGCGCCACGACCGGCAAGCTGTACGCGACGGTGGACATCGACAAGGCGCGCGTCGGCCGGACGCGCATGCTCGATCCCACCAACGTTCCCAAGTGGGGGGAGTCCTTCCACATCTACTGCGCCCACGACGCCAGCCacgtcatcttcaccgtcaaggccaACAACGCCGTCGGCGCCACGCTCATCGGCCGCGCCTACCTCCCCACCGACGGTGCGGTCCTCGCGGGCCAGACGGTGGACCAGTGGCTCCCCATCTGCGACGACAAGGGCCTCCCACTGGATGGAGGGGACAAGATACACGTCCAGCTCCGCTTCACCGACGTGGTCGCGGACCCGGAGGCCCGCTGGGGCGCCGGCGTCGGTACCGCGGGATACCTCGGAGTGCCGCGAACCTTCTACGGCCAGCGCCGCGGCTGCCGAGTCAGGCTGTACCAGGACGCCCACATCTCCGATGCCTTTGCGCCGCGGATACAGCTCGCCGGAGGGAGGCCCTACGAGCCGCAGCGATGCTGGGAGGATGTGTTCGAGGCGATCACCAATGCCCGGAGGATGGTGTACATCGCCGGATGGTCTGTCAACACCGACGTCGCGCTGGTGCGGGACCCGCGCAAGCCCTCGTCGGGGACGCTcggcgagctgctcaagaggaagGCGGCCAGCGGCGTTACAGTGCTGATGCTGGTGTGGGACGATCGGACGTCGCTGGGGCTGGGCGCGATCCGGCGGGACGGGCTGATGGCCACGCACGACGAGGACACGGCGACGTACTTCCGTGGCACTGGCGTGCGCTGCATCCTGTGTCCCCGGAATCCCGGCCAGGGCCGCCTGAGCTACGTGCAAGACGTGGAAACAGTCGCCATGTTCACCCACCACCAGAAGACGGTgatcgtcgatggcggcggtggCAACCCAGCAGGGAACGCGTCTCCAGGCCTCGTTAGCTTCCTCGGCGGCATCGACCTCTGCGACGGGAGGTACGACACGCAGGAGCACCCCCTGTTCCGGACGCTCGGCACCACGCACCGTGCCGACTTCCACCAGCCCAACTTCCCCGGCGCGTCGATCAGCAAGGGCGGGCCAAGGGAGCCGTGGCACGACATCCACTGCCGCATCGAAGGCCCCGCGGCGTGGGACGTGCTCGACAACTTCGAGCAGCGGTGGCGAAGGCAAGGCGACGGTGACGAGTACCTTGtcaacctcgacaagggctggtcgGCGCAAGAGGCGATCCAGGACGCCGAATCGTGGAACGTGCAGGTGTTCCGGTCCATCGACGGCGGCGCCGCGGCGGGGTTCCCAGACATACCCGCGGAGGCTTCACGTATTGGGCTCCAGACCGGAAAGGACCACGTGGTCGAGCGCAGCATCCAGGACGCGTACATCCACGCCATCCGCCGCGCCCGGGACTTCATCTACATCGAGAACCAGTACTTCCTGGGGAGCTCCTACGCGTGGCGGCGCGATGACGGCGTCACCGTGGAGGACATCAACGCGCTGCACCTCATCCCCAAGGAGCTCTCGCTGAAGATCGTCAGCAAGATCGAGGCCGGCGAGCGGTTCGCGGTCTACGTTGTAGTGCCGATGTGGCCCGAGGGCGTGCCGGAGAGCGGCTCCGTGCAGGCCATCCTGGACTGGCAGCGCCGGACCATGGAGATGATGTACAAGGACGTGGCGCTGGCGATCCAGGCCAAGGGCATCCAGGCCCACCCCAAGGACTACCTCACCTTCTTCTGCCTCGGCAACCGGGAGGCGTACACCCCCGGCGAGTACTCGCCGCCGGAGAGGCCCGAACCTGACACCGACTACATAAGGGCACAGCAGGCCAGGCGCTTCATGATCTACGTCCACGCAAAGACCATGATAG TCGACGACGAGTACGTCATCATCGGATCCGCGAACATCAACCAGCGTTCCATGGACGGCGgccgggattcggagatcgccatgGGCGCCTACCAGCCGAGCTACCTCGCGTCCAGCAGCCGACCGGCGAGGGGGCAGGTGCACGGCCTACGGCTCGCCCTGTGGCAGGAGCACCTCGGCCAGACCGCGGCGGCTGCCGGCGCGAGCGACCTCCTCCGGCCTTCGAGCGTGTCGTGCGTGCGGAGGGTGAACCAGGTGGCGCAGCAGCACTGGGAGATGTACGCTAGCGACGTGCCTCACGACCTGCCAGGTCACCTCATGGCTTACCCCATCGGCGTGAGCGCCGGCGGGGAGCTGCAGGAGACGACGCCCTTCTTCCCCGACACTAAGGCCAGGGTGTTCGGCAACAGGTCGACCTACCTCCCGCCGATCCTCACTACTTGA
- the LOC124698539 gene encoding phospholipase D alpha 1-like isoform X5 yields MAQMLLHGVIEANILEADLSVASGGQLRQPRKCMQQLENAIGLGATTGKLYATVDIDKARVGRTRMLDPTNVPKWGESFHIYCAHDASHVIFTVKANNAVGATLIGRAYLPTDGAVLAGQTVDQWLPICDDKGLPLDGGDKIHVQLRFTDVVADPEARWGAGVGTAGYLGVPRTFYGQRRGCRVRLYQDAHISDAFAPRIQLAGGRPYEPQRCWEDVFEAITNARRMVYIAGWSVNTDVALVRDPRKPSSGTLGELLKRKAASGVTVLMLVWDDRTSLGLGAIRRDGLMATHDEDTATYFRGTGVRCILCPRNPGQGRLSYVQDVETVAMFTHHQKTVIVDGGGGNPAGNASPGLVSFLGGIDLCDGRYDTQEHPLFRTLGTTHRADFHQPNFPGASISKGGPREPWHDIHCRIEGPAAWDVLDNFEQRWRRQGDGDEYLVNLDKGWSAQEAIQDAESWNVQVFRSIDGGAAAGFPDIPAEASRIGLQTGKDHVVERSIQDAYIHAIRRARDFIYIENQYFLGSSYAWRRDDGVTVEDINALHLIPKELSLKIVSKIEAGERFAVYVVVPMWPEGVPESGSVQAILDWQRRTMEMMYKDVALAIQAKGIQAHPKDYLTFFCLGNREAYTPGEYSPPERPEPDTDYIRAQQARRFMIYVHAKTMIVDDEYVIIGSANINQRSMDGGRDSEIAMGAYQPSYLASSSRPARGQVHGLRLALWQEHLGQTAAAAGASDLLRPSSVSCVRRVNQVAQQHWEMYASDVPHDLPGHLMAYPIGVSAGGELQETTPFFPDTKARVFGNRSTYLPPILTT; encoded by the exons TGCATGCAGCAGCTGGAGAACGCCATTGGCCTCGGCGCCACGACCGGCAAGCTGTACGCGACGGTGGACATCGACAAGGCGCGCGTCGGCCGGACGCGCATGCTCGATCCCACCAACGTTCCCAAGTGGGGGGAGTCCTTCCACATCTACTGCGCCCACGACGCCAGCCacgtcatcttcaccgtcaaggccaACAACGCCGTCGGCGCCACGCTCATCGGCCGCGCCTACCTCCCCACCGACGGTGCGGTCCTCGCGGGCCAGACGGTGGACCAGTGGCTCCCCATCTGCGACGACAAGGGCCTCCCACTGGATGGAGGGGACAAGATACACGTCCAGCTCCGCTTCACCGACGTGGTCGCGGACCCGGAGGCCCGCTGGGGCGCCGGCGTCGGTACCGCGGGATACCTCGGAGTGCCGCGAACCTTCTACGGCCAGCGCCGCGGCTGCCGAGTCAGGCTGTACCAGGACGCCCACATCTCCGATGCCTTTGCGCCGCGGATACAGCTCGCCGGAGGGAGGCCCTACGAGCCGCAGCGATGCTGGGAGGATGTGTTCGAGGCGATCACCAATGCCCGGAGGATGGTGTACATCGCCGGATGGTCTGTCAACACCGACGTCGCGCTGGTGCGGGACCCGCGCAAGCCCTCGTCGGGGACGCTcggcgagctgctcaagaggaagGCGGCCAGCGGCGTTACAGTGCTGATGCTGGTGTGGGACGATCGGACGTCGCTGGGGCTGGGCGCGATCCGGCGGGACGGGCTGATGGCCACGCACGACGAGGACACGGCGACGTACTTCCGTGGCACTGGCGTGCGCTGCATCCTGTGTCCCCGGAATCCCGGCCAGGGCCGCCTGAGCTACGTGCAAGACGTGGAAACAGTCGCCATGTTCACCCACCACCAGAAGACGGTgatcgtcgatggcggcggtggCAACCCAGCAGGGAACGCGTCTCCAGGCCTCGTTAGCTTCCTCGGCGGCATCGACCTCTGCGACGGGAGGTACGACACGCAGGAGCACCCCCTGTTCCGGACGCTCGGCACCACGCACCGTGCCGACTTCCACCAGCCCAACTTCCCCGGCGCGTCGATCAGCAAGGGCGGGCCAAGGGAGCCGTGGCACGACATCCACTGCCGCATCGAAGGCCCCGCGGCGTGGGACGTGCTCGACAACTTCGAGCAGCGGTGGCGAAGGCAAGGCGACGGTGACGAGTACCTTGtcaacctcgacaagggctggtcgGCGCAAGAGGCGATCCAGGACGCCGAATCGTGGAACGTGCAGGTGTTCCGGTCCATCGACGGCGGCGCCGCGGCGGGGTTCCCAGACATACCCGCGGAGGCTTCACGTATTGGGCTCCAGACCGGAAAGGACCACGTGGTCGAGCGCAGCATCCAGGACGCGTACATCCACGCCATCCGCCGCGCCCGGGACTTCATCTACATCGAGAACCAGTACTTCCTGGGGAGCTCCTACGCGTGGCGGCGCGATGACGGCGTCACCGTGGAGGACATCAACGCGCTGCACCTCATCCCCAAGGAGCTCTCGCTGAAGATCGTCAGCAAGATCGAGGCCGGCGAGCGGTTCGCGGTCTACGTTGTAGTGCCGATGTGGCCCGAGGGCGTGCCGGAGAGCGGCTCCGTGCAGGCCATCCTGGACTGGCAGCGCCGGACCATGGAGATGATGTACAAGGACGTGGCGCTGGCGATCCAGGCCAAGGGCATCCAGGCCCACCCCAAGGACTACCTCACCTTCTTCTGCCTCGGCAACCGGGAGGCGTACACCCCCGGCGAGTACTCGCCGCCGGAGAGGCCCGAACCTGACACCGACTACATAAGGGCACAGCAGGCCAGGCGCTTCATGATCTACGTCCACGCAAAGACCATGATAG TCGACGACGAGTACGTCATCATCGGATCCGCGAACATCAACCAGCGTTCCATGGACGGCGgccgggattcggagatcgccatgGGCGCCTACCAGCCGAGCTACCTCGCGTCCAGCAGCCGACCGGCGAGGGGGCAGGTGCACGGCCTACGGCTCGCCCTGTGGCAGGAGCACCTCGGCCAGACCGCGGCGGCTGCCGGCGCGAGCGACCTCCTCCGGCCTTCGAGCGTGTCGTGCGTGCGGAGGGTGAACCAGGTGGCGCAGCAGCACTGGGAGATGTACGCTAGCGACGTGCCTCACGACCTGCCAGGTCACCTCATGGCTTACCCCATCGGCGTGAGCGCCGGCGGGGAGCTGCAGGAGACGACGCCCTTCTTCCCCGACACTAAGGCCAGGGTGTTCGGCAACAGGTCGACCTACCTCCCGCCGATCCTCACTACTTGA
- the LOC124698539 gene encoding phospholipase D alpha 1-like isoform X2, producing MAQMLLHGVIEANILEADLSVASGGQLRQPRKTAMKRKVFSWIKKISFCNSQQLENAIGLGATTGKLYATVDIDKARVGRTRMLDPTNVPKWGESFHIYCAHDASHVIFTVKANNAVGATLIGRAYLPTDGAVLAGQTVDQWLPICDDKGLPLDGGDKIHVQLRFTDVVADPEARWGAGVGTAGYLGVPRTFYGQRRGCRVRLYQDAHISDAFAPRIQLAGGRPYEPQRCWEDVFEAITNARRMVYIAGWSVNTDVALVRDPRKPSSGTLGELLKRKAASGVTVLMLVWDDRTSLGLGAIRRDGLMATHDEDTATYFRGTGVRCILCPRNPGQGRLSYVQDVETVAMFTHHQKTVIVDGGGGNPAGNASPGLVSFLGGIDLCDGRYDTQEHPLFRTLGTTHRADFHQPNFPGASISKGGPREPWHDIHCRIEGPAAWDVLDNFEQRWRRQGDGDEYLVNLDKGWSAQEAIQDAESWNVQVFRSIDGGAAAGFPDIPAEASRIGLQTGKDHVVERSIQDAYIHAIRRARDFIYIENQYFLGSSYAWRRDDGVTVEDINALHLIPKELSLKIVSKIEAGERFAVYVVVPMWPEGVPESGSVQAILDWQRRTMEMMYKDVALAIQAKGIQAHPKDYLTFFCLGNREAYTPGEYSPPERPEPDTDYIRAQQARRFMIYVHAKTMIVDDEYVIIGSANINQRSMDGGRDSEIAMGAYQPSYLASSSRPARGQVHGLRLALWQEHLGQTAAAAGASDLLRPSSVSCVRRVNQVAQQHWEMYASDVPHDLPGHLMAYPIGVSAGGELQETTPFFPDTKARVFGNRSTYLPPILTT from the exons CAGCTGGAGAACGCCATTGGCCTCGGCGCCACGACCGGCAAGCTGTACGCGACGGTGGACATCGACAAGGCGCGCGTCGGCCGGACGCGCATGCTCGATCCCACCAACGTTCCCAAGTGGGGGGAGTCCTTCCACATCTACTGCGCCCACGACGCCAGCCacgtcatcttcaccgtcaaggccaACAACGCCGTCGGCGCCACGCTCATCGGCCGCGCCTACCTCCCCACCGACGGTGCGGTCCTCGCGGGCCAGACGGTGGACCAGTGGCTCCCCATCTGCGACGACAAGGGCCTCCCACTGGATGGAGGGGACAAGATACACGTCCAGCTCCGCTTCACCGACGTGGTCGCGGACCCGGAGGCCCGCTGGGGCGCCGGCGTCGGTACCGCGGGATACCTCGGAGTGCCGCGAACCTTCTACGGCCAGCGCCGCGGCTGCCGAGTCAGGCTGTACCAGGACGCCCACATCTCCGATGCCTTTGCGCCGCGGATACAGCTCGCCGGAGGGAGGCCCTACGAGCCGCAGCGATGCTGGGAGGATGTGTTCGAGGCGATCACCAATGCCCGGAGGATGGTGTACATCGCCGGATGGTCTGTCAACACCGACGTCGCGCTGGTGCGGGACCCGCGCAAGCCCTCGTCGGGGACGCTcggcgagctgctcaagaggaagGCGGCCAGCGGCGTTACAGTGCTGATGCTGGTGTGGGACGATCGGACGTCGCTGGGGCTGGGCGCGATCCGGCGGGACGGGCTGATGGCCACGCACGACGAGGACACGGCGACGTACTTCCGTGGCACTGGCGTGCGCTGCATCCTGTGTCCCCGGAATCCCGGCCAGGGCCGCCTGAGCTACGTGCAAGACGTGGAAACAGTCGCCATGTTCACCCACCACCAGAAGACGGTgatcgtcgatggcggcggtggCAACCCAGCAGGGAACGCGTCTCCAGGCCTCGTTAGCTTCCTCGGCGGCATCGACCTCTGCGACGGGAGGTACGACACGCAGGAGCACCCCCTGTTCCGGACGCTCGGCACCACGCACCGTGCCGACTTCCACCAGCCCAACTTCCCCGGCGCGTCGATCAGCAAGGGCGGGCCAAGGGAGCCGTGGCACGACATCCACTGCCGCATCGAAGGCCCCGCGGCGTGGGACGTGCTCGACAACTTCGAGCAGCGGTGGCGAAGGCAAGGCGACGGTGACGAGTACCTTGtcaacctcgacaagggctggtcgGCGCAAGAGGCGATCCAGGACGCCGAATCGTGGAACGTGCAGGTGTTCCGGTCCATCGACGGCGGCGCCGCGGCGGGGTTCCCAGACATACCCGCGGAGGCTTCACGTATTGGGCTCCAGACCGGAAAGGACCACGTGGTCGAGCGCAGCATCCAGGACGCGTACATCCACGCCATCCGCCGCGCCCGGGACTTCATCTACATCGAGAACCAGTACTTCCTGGGGAGCTCCTACGCGTGGCGGCGCGATGACGGCGTCACCGTGGAGGACATCAACGCGCTGCACCTCATCCCCAAGGAGCTCTCGCTGAAGATCGTCAGCAAGATCGAGGCCGGCGAGCGGTTCGCGGTCTACGTTGTAGTGCCGATGTGGCCCGAGGGCGTGCCGGAGAGCGGCTCCGTGCAGGCCATCCTGGACTGGCAGCGCCGGACCATGGAGATGATGTACAAGGACGTGGCGCTGGCGATCCAGGCCAAGGGCATCCAGGCCCACCCCAAGGACTACCTCACCTTCTTCTGCCTCGGCAACCGGGAGGCGTACACCCCCGGCGAGTACTCGCCGCCGGAGAGGCCCGAACCTGACACCGACTACATAAGGGCACAGCAGGCCAGGCGCTTCATGATCTACGTCCACGCAAAGACCATGATAG TCGACGACGAGTACGTCATCATCGGATCCGCGAACATCAACCAGCGTTCCATGGACGGCGgccgggattcggagatcgccatgGGCGCCTACCAGCCGAGCTACCTCGCGTCCAGCAGCCGACCGGCGAGGGGGCAGGTGCACGGCCTACGGCTCGCCCTGTGGCAGGAGCACCTCGGCCAGACCGCGGCGGCTGCCGGCGCGAGCGACCTCCTCCGGCCTTCGAGCGTGTCGTGCGTGCGGAGGGTGAACCAGGTGGCGCAGCAGCACTGGGAGATGTACGCTAGCGACGTGCCTCACGACCTGCCAGGTCACCTCATGGCTTACCCCATCGGCGTGAGCGCCGGCGGGGAGCTGCAGGAGACGACGCCCTTCTTCCCCGACACTAAGGCCAGGGTGTTCGGCAACAGGTCGACCTACCTCCCGCCGATCCTCACTACTTGA